A genomic window from Candidatus Woesearchaeota archaeon includes:
- a CDS encoding 50S ribosomal protein L37ae, whose amino-acid sequence MARQSKLTSTKRFGPRYGITVKQRFDQIEQLQKKAYQCTSCKKMKVKRLALGIWQCQGCHMKFAGKAYSFGTEAVLQTHEQEEFKLTLTPKHAEDQEATDEAVVGEEETNESREQQESESEDEFESEDESQEQSENEINR is encoded by the coding sequence ATGGCAAGGCAATCTAAATTAACATCAACAAAACGATTTGGGCCGCGGTATGGGATTACGGTAAAACAACGTTTTGATCAAATTGAACAGCTTCAAAAAAAAGCATATCAATGTACTTCTTGCAAAAAAATGAAAGTAAAACGCTTAGCATTAGGAATATGGCAATGCCAGGGATGTCATATGAAATTTGCCGGCAAAGCATATTCTTTTGGAACTGAAGCTGTATTGCAAACTCATGAACAAGAAGAATTCAAATTAACCTTAACGCCAAAGCATGCTGAAGATCAGGAAGCAACTGATGAGGCAGTAGTTGGTGAAGAAGAAACCAATGAATCAAGGGAGCAGCAAGAGTCAGAATCTGAAGATGAATTTGAATCTGAAGATGAATCTCAAGAACAATCAGAAAACGAGATTAACCGGTAA